In Pristis pectinata isolate sPriPec2 chromosome 19, sPriPec2.1.pri, whole genome shotgun sequence, the following proteins share a genomic window:
- the snrpf gene encoding small nuclear ribonucleoprotein F has product MSLPLNPKPFLNGLTGKPVMVKLKWGMEYKGYLVSVDGYMNMQLANTEEYIDGALAGHLGEVLIRCNNVLYIRGVEEEEEDGEMRE; this is encoded by the exons ATG AGCTTACCTCTGAATCCAAAGCCGTTCCTCAACGGGCTGACCGGCAAGCCGGTGATGGTGAAGCTGAAGTGGGGCATGGAGTACAAGGGCTACCTGGTGTCGGTCGACGGCTACATGAACATGCAG cTGGCAAATACAGAAGAATATATTGACGGTGCTCTAGCAGGTCATCTTGGAGAAGTCCTTATAAG GTGTAACAATGTATTGTACATCAGAGGAgttgaagaggaagaagaagatggAGAAATGAGGGAGTga